One window from the genome of Oryza glaberrima chromosome 3, OglaRS2, whole genome shotgun sequence encodes:
- the LOC127767689 gene encoding xyloglucan galactosyltransferase KATAMARI1 homolog has translation MSAMRRRPVLPTHQDDMEKVGGKPPQSRLCFLATLCAMFWVLIFYFHFFVIANEPGSAGADTAAGAAASIARAELPLPEPERVSDPAVPLPPPALVSEPPPTTATVAKVEEEEKPTAVAHQEAAPRDYAFQRALKTAENKSDPCGGRYIYVHELPPRFNDDMLRECERLSLWTNMCKFMSNEGLGPPLGNEEGVFSNTGWYATNQFMVDVIFRNRMKQYECLTKDSSIAAAVFVPFYAGFDVARYLWGHNISTRDAASLDLIDWLRKRPEWNVMGGRDHFLVGGRIAWDFRRLTDKESDWGNKLLFMPAAKNMSMLVVESSPWNANDFAIPYPTYFHPAKDADVLLWQDRMRSLERPWLFSFAGAPRPDDPKSIRSQLIDQCRTSSVCKLLECDLGESKCHSPSAIMNMFQNSLFCLQPQGDSYTRRSAFDSMLAGCIPVFFHPGSAYVQYTWHLPKNYTRYSVFIPEDGVRKGNVSIEDRLKSIHPDMVKKMREEVISLIPRVIYADPRSKLETLKDAFDVSVEAIINKVTQLRRDIIEDHEDKDFVEENSWKYDLLEEGQRTIGPHEWDPFFSKPKDKGGDSTNPSTNAAKNSWKNEQRGQN, from the coding sequence ATGTCTGCTatgaggcggcggccggtgctGCCGACTCACCAGGACGACATGGAGAAGGTGGGCGGGAAGCCGCCACAGTCGCGCCTCTGCTTCCTCGCCACGCTCTGCGCCATGTTCTGGGTCCTCATCTTCTACTTCCACTTCTTCGTCATCGCCAACGAGCCTGGCTCCGCGGGGGCggacaccgccgccggcgccgcggcgagcatTGCCCGCGCAGAACTTCCGCTCCCCGAACCCGAGCGCGTCTCCGATCCCGCGGTTCCCCTCCCTCCGCCTGCCCTCGTCTCGGAGCCGCCACCTACCACCGCTACTGTCGCCAaagtggaagaggaggagaagcccACGGCCGTCGCCCACCAGGAGGCGGCGCCCAGGGATTACGCGTTCCAGCGAGCGCTCAAGACCGCGGAGAACAAGAGCGACCCGTGCGGCGGCCGGTACATCTACGTGCACGAGCTGCCGCCGCGGTTCAACGACGACATGCTCCGGGAGTGCGAGAGGCTCAGCCTCTGGACCAATATGTGCAAGTTCATGAGCAACGAAGGGCTTGGTCCGCCGTTGGGCAACGAGGAAGGGGTGTTCTCCAACACCGGCTGGTACGCGACGAACCAGTTTATGGTGGATGTCATCTTCAGGAACCGGATGAAGCAGTACGAGTGCCTGACCAAGGACTCGTCCATCGCTGCCGCGGTGTTTGTGCCGTTCTACGCTGGGTTTGATGTGGCGAGGTATCTTTGGGGGCACAACATTTCGACGAGGGATGCCGCGTCGCTGGATTTGATAGATTGGCTGAGGAAGAGGCCTGAATGGAATGTGATGGGCGGGCGTGACCATTTCTTAGTTGGCGGCAGGATTGCGTGGGATTTCAGGCGCTTGACGGACAAAGAGTCGGATTGGGGCAACAAGCTGCTTTTCATGCCGGCTGCGAAGAATATGTCGATGTTGGTGGTGGAGTCAAGCCCATGGAATGCCAATGATTTTGCGATACCATATCCTACTTACTTCCACCCTGCCAAGGATGCTGATGTTTTGCTTTGGCAGGATAGAATGAGGAGCCTGGAACGACCATGGTTGTTCTCGTTTGCTGGGGCTCCTCGTCCTGATGATCCCAAGTCCATCAGAAGTCAGCTTATTGATCAATGCAGGACATCAAGTGTCTGTAAATTGCTGGAGTGTGATCTTGGGGAGAGCAAGTGCCATTCCCCTAGCGCAATCATGAATATGTTCCAGAACTCTTTGTTCTGCTTGCAGCCCCAAGGTGATTCGTATACGAGAAGATCTGCCTTCGACTCGATGCTGGCTGGTTGCATTCCTGTTTTCTTTCATCCTGGTTCAGCGTATGTCCAATATACGTGGCATCTTCCGAAGAACTATACACGGTACTCTGTCTTCATCCCTGAAGATGGCGTCCGTAAGGGAAATGTCAGCATTGAGGACAGGCTTAAAAGTATCCATCCAGATATGGTCAAGAAGATGAGGGAAGAGGTCATTAGTCTCATCCCAAGGGTGATATATGCTGATCCAAGGTCAAAGCTGGAGACCCTGAAGGATGCATTCGATGTTTCTGTAGAGGCAATAATTAACAAGGTGACACAGTTGAGAAGAGATATCATCGAAGatcatgaagataaagattttgTTGAAGAGAATAGCTGGAAGTATGATCTGTTGGAAGAAGGGCAGAGGACAATTGGACCTCATGAATGGGACCCGTTCTTCTCTAAGCCCAAGGACAAGGGTGGAGATTCTACTAATCCATCTACTAATGCTGCCAAGAACTCCTGGAAAAACGAACAAAGAGGTCAGAACTAA
- the LOC127766041 gene encoding MDIS1-interacting receptor like kinase 1-like, with protein sequence MTSARHLFFTLSFSFLALLSCIAVCNAGDEAAALLAIKASLVDPLGELKGWSSAPHCTWKGVRCDARGAVTGLNLAAMNLSGAIPDDILGLAGLTSIVLQSNAFDGELPPVLVSIPTLRELDVSDNNFKGRFPAGLGACASLTHLNASGNNFAGPLPADIGNATALETLDFRGGFFSGGIPKTYGKLQKLKFLGLSGNNLNGALPAELFELSSLEQLIIGYNEFSGAIPAAIGNLAKLQYLDMAIGSLEGPIPPELGRLPYLNTVYLYKNNIGGQIPKELGNLSSLIMLDLSDNAITGTIPPELAQLTNLQLLNLMCNKIKGGIPAAIGELPKLEVLELWNNSLTGPLPPSLGKAQPLQWLDVSTNALSGPVPAGLCDSGNLTKLILFNNVFTGAIPAGLTTCSTLVRVRAHNNRLNGTVPLGLGRLPRLQRLELAGNELSGEIPDDLALSTSLSFIDLSHNQLRSALPSNILSIPALQTFAAADNELTGGVPDELADCPSLSALDLSNNRLSGAIPASLASCQRLVSLSLRNNRFTGQIPAAVAMMPTLSVLDLSNNFFSGEIPSNFGSSPALEMLNLAYNNLTGPVPATGLLRTINPDDLAGNPGLCGGVLPPCGASSLRSSSSESYDLRRSHMKHIAAGWAIGISAVIAACGAMFLGKQLYHRWYVHGGCCDDAAVEEEGSGSWPWRLTAFQRLSFTSAEVLACIKEANIVGMGGTGVVYRADMPRHHAVVAVKKLWRAAGCPEEATTVDGRTDVEAGGEFAAEVKLLGRLRHRNVVRMLGYVSNNLDTMVIYEYMVNGSLWDALHGQRKGKMLMDWVSRYNVAAGVAAGLAYLHHDCRPPVIHRDVKSSNVLLDANMDAKIADFGLARVMARAHETVSVVAGSYGYIAPEYGYTLKVDQKSDIYSFGVVLMELLTGRRPIEPEYGESQDIVGWIRERLRSNTGVEELLDASVGGRVDHVREEMLLVLRVAVLCTVKSPKDRPTMRDVVTMLGEAKPRRKSSSATVAATVVDKDKPVFTTSSDSGYL encoded by the coding sequence ATGACAAGTGCTAGACACTTGTTCTTCACCTTGTCCTTCTCCTTCTTGGCGCTCTTGAGCTGCATTGCCGTGTGCAATGCCGGTGACGAGGCCGCCGCGTTGCTGGCCATCAAGGCGTCTCTCGTCGATCCATTGGGGGAGCTGAAAGGATGGAGCTCTGCGCCACATTGCACATGGAAGGGCGTGCGCTGCGACGCCCGGGGCGCGGTCACCGGCCTCAACCTCGCCGCCATGAACCTGAGCGGCGCCATCCCGGACGACATCCTCGGCCTCGCCGGGCTCACCTCGATCGTCCTGCAGAGCAACGCGTTCGACGGCGAGCTGCCGCCGGTGCTCGTGTCCATCCCGACGCTCCGCGAGCTCGACGTCAGCGACAACAACTTCAAGGGCAGGTTCCCGGCCGGCCTCGGGGCGTGTGCCTCGCTGACGCACCTCAACGCGTCCGGGAACAACTTCGCCGGCCCGCTCCCGGCCGACATCGGCAACGCCACCGCGCTCGAGACGCTCGACTTCAGGGGTggcttcttctccggcggcATCCCGAAGACGTATGGCAAGCTCCAGAAGCTCAAGTTCTTGGGCCTCTCGGGCAACAACCTCAATGGCGCTCTCCCGGCTGAGCTGTTCGAGCTCTCGTCATTGGAGCAGCTCATCATCGGGTACAACGAGTTCAGCGGCGCGATCCCGGCCGCCATTGGCAATCTCGCCAAGCTCCAGTACCTCGACATGGCGATCGGCAGCTTAGAGGGCCCCATTCCGCCGGAGCTCGGCCGGCTGCCGTACCTCAACACCGTTTACCTCTACAAGAACAACATTGGCGGCCAGATACCGAAGGAGCTCGGCAACCTCTCCTCCCTCATCATGCTCGACCTCTCCGACAACGCGATCACCGGCACGATCCCGCCGGAGTTGGCGCAGCTCACTAACCTGCAGCTGCTTAACCTGATGTGCAACAAGATCAAGGGCGGCATCCCGGCCGCCATTGGCGAGCTCCCCAAGCTCGAGGTGCTTGAGCTGTGGAACAACTCACTCACCGGCCcgttgccgccgtcgctcgGCAAAGCGCAGCCGCTGCAGTGGCTGGACGTGTCGACGAACGCCTTGTCCGGGCCGGTGCCCGCCGGGCTCTGCGACAGCGGCAACCTGACGAAGCTGATACTGTTCAACAATGTCTTCACGGGCGCGATCCCCGCGGGGCTCACGACGTGTTCGACGCTTGTCCGCGTCAGGGCGCACAATAACCGGCTCAACGGCACTGTGCCGTTGGGGCTCGGGCGGCTGCCGCGGCTGCAGCGCCTGGAGCTCGCCGGCAATGAGCTGTCCGGCGAGATCCCCGACGACCTGGCGCTCTCGACGTCGCTCTCCTTCATCGACCTCTCGCACAACCAGCTGCGGTCGGCGCTGCCGTCGAACATCCTGTCCATCCCTGCGCTGCAGACGTTCGCGGCGGCGGACAACGAGCTGACCGGTGGCGTGCCGGACGAGCTTGCCGATTGCCCGTCGTTGTCGGCCCTCGACCTGTCGAACAACCGGCTATCCGGCGCGATCCCGGCCAGCCTCGCGTCGTGCCAGAGGCTCGTTTCGCTGAGCCTCCGGAACAACCGGTTCACAGGGCAGATCCCTGCTGCTGTCGCCATGATGCCGACATTGTCCGTCCTCGATCTCTCCAACaacttcttctccggcgagatcCCGAGCAACTTCGGCAGCTCGCCGGCGCTCGAGATGCTGAACCTGGCGTACAACAACCTCACCGGCCCCGTGCCGGCGACGGGGCTCCTGAGGACGATCAACCCCGACGACCTTGCCGGGAACCCGGGACTCTGTGGCGGCGTCCTGCCTCCGTGCGGGGCAAGCTCTCTCCGGTCATCGTCGTCGGAATCGTATGACCTTCGCCGCTCACACATGAAGCACATTGCCGCTGGCTGGGCCATCGGCATCTCCGCCGTGATTGCGGCATGCGGAGCCATGTTTCTTGGCAAGCAGCTGTACCACCGGTGGTACGTCCATGGCGGATGCTGCGACGATGCCGCcgtggaggaagaagggagcgGCTCGTGGCCATGGCGCCTCACGGCGTTCCAGCGGTTGAGTTTCACCAGCGCCGAGGTGCTCGCGTGCATCAAGGAGGCTAACATTGTCGGCATGGGCGGCACCGGGGTGGTGTACCGCGCCGACATGCCACGCCACCACGCCGTGGTCGCCGTCAAGAAGCTGTGGCGCGCCGCCGGGTGCCCCGAGGAGGCCACCACGGTGGACGGGCGGACGGACGTCGAGGCGGGAGGCGAGTTCGCGGCCGAGGTGAAGCTCCTCGGGCGGCTCCGGCACCGGAACGTCGTGCGCATGCTGGGCTACGTGAGCAACAACCTGGACACGATGGTCATCTACGAGTACATGGTCAATGGCAGCCTGTGGGATGCGCTGCACGGCCAGCGGAAGGGCAAGATGCTGATGGACTGGGTGTCGCGGTACAACGTGGCggcgggcgtcgccgccgggctCGCGTACCTGCACCACGACTGCCGGCCGCCGGTCATCCACCGCGACGTCAAGTCGAGCAACGTCCTCCTCGACGCCAACATGGACGCCAAGAtcgccgacttcggcctcgcccgCGTCATGGCGCGCGCCCACGAGACCgtctccgtcgtcgccggctcGTACGGCTACATCGCGCCGGAGTACGGGTACACGCTGAAGGTGGATCAGAAGAGTGACATCTACAGCTTCGGTGTCGTCCTCATGGAGCTCCTCACCGGACGGCGGCCGATCGAGCCGGAGTACGGCGAGAGCCAGGACATCGTCGGGTGGATCAGGGAGCGGCTGCGCAGCAACACCGGGGTGGAGGAGCTGCTCGACGCCAgcgtcggcggccgcgtcgaCCACGTACGGGAGGAGATGCTGCTGGTGCTGCGGGTGGCGGTGCTGTGCACGGTCAAGTCACCCAAGGACCGGCCCACCATGCGCGACGTGGTGACCATGCTCGGGGAGGCGAAGCCCCGGCGGAAGAGCAGCAGCGCCACGGTGGCCGCCACCGTCGTGGACAAGGACAAGCCGGTGTTCACGACGTCGTCCGACTCCGGTTACCTATAG
- the LOC127767854 gene encoding GATA transcription factor 3-like has product MVGDKDAAALAGELTGDAGASLNGFFDHTGLEAAVVGEGQGEGEEEEELEWLSNKDAFPSVDTMAAEVESAAPGAPARAAVGPRTKGLRRRRRVTAPWSLAPLLSRPRQAAAADAGAPRRRCTHCAVDETPQWRLGPDGPRTLCNACGVRFKSGRLFPEYRPANSPTFSPLLHSNSHRRVMEMRLQSEEDASAASRVNAKARRAERAAARLAGKDKK; this is encoded by the exons atggtTGGTGAtaaggacgcggcggcgctggctgGAGAGCTGACCGGCGACGCGGGCGCCAGCTTGAACGGCTTCTTTGACCACACG GGtttggaggcggcggtggtaggGGAGGGgcaaggggaaggggaggaggaggaggagctggagtGGCTTTCGAACAAGGACGCGTTCCCGTCGGTGGACAccatggcggcggaggtggagtcGGCGGCGCCCGGGGCGCCGGCGCGCGCAGCGGTGGGGCCGAGGACCAAGGGtttgcggcggcgccggcgggtgaCTGCTCCGTGGAGCCTGGCGCCCCTTCTGTCGCGCCCgcgtcaggcggcggcggcggacgcgggggcgccgcggcgccggtgcaCCCACTGCGCCGTGGATGAGACGCCGCAGTGGCGGCTCGGGCCGGACGGCCCCCGCACGCTGTGCAACGCGTGCGGCGTGCGGTTCAAGTCCGGGCGCCTCTTCCCGGAGTACCGCCCGGCGAACAGCCCCACCTTCTCGCCGCTGCTGCACTCCAACTCCCACCGCCGCGTCATGGAGATGCGCCTCCAGAGCGAGGAGGACGCCTCGGCCGCCAGCCGCGTCAACGCCAAGGCACGCCGCgccgagcgcgcggcggcgcgcctcgcCGGCAAGGACAAGAAGTGA
- the LOC127768688 gene encoding uncharacterized protein LOC127768688: MYLSGGEGRSGGGRRRRRRRRGTAACDCERRRCGSGGGRHWTAGSFTASSPTTTRRLSRRTAVGGTRGRFDDDDDVLHRPDWVIGSGVLALAWSVAQLGWVAGPLALAGFACVTYYTSTLLANAYRAPHPVTGTRDRTYMDAVRSYLSPREVFRVHVRNLPVRQPVGHHGRLHNHRNHKHGVSNQTDHPNSPPN, encoded by the exons ATGTACTTGT CGGGCGGCgagggccggagcggcggcgggcggagacggcggaggcGCAGGCGTGGCACGGCGGCCTGCGACTGCGAGCGGCGGAGAtgcgggagtggcggcggcaggcacTGGACGGCGGGCAGCttcaccgcctcctcgccgacgacgaccaggCGTTTGAgcaggaggacggcggtggGAGGCACACGCGGCaggttcgacgacgacgatgacgtcctCCACCGTCCAGATTGGGTGATTGGCTCCGGCGTGCTGGCACTAGCGTGGAGCGTGGCGCAGCTGGGTTGGGTGGCCGGgccgctcgccctcgccggctTCGCCTGCGTCACCTACTACACCTCCACCCTGCTCGCCAACGCCTACCGCGCGCCGCACCCCGTCACCGGCACCAGGGACCGCACCTACATGGACGCCGTCAGATCATACCTCA GTCCTAGAGAGGTGTTCCGTGTTCATGTGCGGAATCTCCCAGTACGTCAACCTGTGGGGCACCATGGTCGGCTACACAATCACCGCAACCATAAGCATGGTGTGAGTAACCAAACAGATCACCCCAACTCCCCTCCGAACTGA
- the LOC127768292 gene encoding xyloglucan galactosyltransferase KATAMARI1 homolog encodes MERTGAHGGKRLLPRLLFLAALSVTPWLLIFCLHFSVFDGAPPVSSPAARQSLVAVVSEGGEDAQRFLLEQEEQLRRLPSARDVTTTTAAAVAGDAHACEGRYVYIHDLPPRFNDDILRNCREWYQWINMCVYLSNGGLGEPVDNADGAFADEGWYATDHFGLDVIFHSRIKQYECLTDDSSRAAAVFVPFYAGFDVVQHLWGSNASVKDAASLELVDWLTRRPEWRSMGGRDHFVMSGRTAWDHQRQTDSDSEWGNKFLRLPAVQNMTVLFVEKTPWTEHDFAVPYPTYFHPAKDAEIFQWQQRMRGMKREWLFTFAGGTRPGDPNSIRHHLIRQCGASSLCNLIQCRKGEKKCLIPSTFMRVFQGTRFCLQPPGDTYTRRSAFDAMLAGCVPVFFHPASAYTQYKWHLPDVHETYSVFIAEEDIRSGNVSVEETLRRIPPDVAEKMTETVISLVPRLLYADPRSKLETVKDAVDLTVEAVIERVKKLRKEMHGAGASSRLSTALGANTNGGFQSS; translated from the coding sequence ATGGAGAGGACCGGCGCCCACGGCGGCAAACGCTTGCTGcctcgcctcctcttcctcgccgccctGTCGGTCACGCCGTGGCTTCTCATCTTCTGCCTCCACTTCTCCGTCTTCGATGGCGCACCGCCGGTCAGCTCGCCAGCGGCGCGCCAgtcgctcgtcgccgtcgtgtccgagggcggcgaggacgcgcAGCGTTTTCTCCTCGAGCAAGAGGAGCAGCTCAGGAGGCTCCCGTCCGCACGCGACgtcacgacgacgacggcggcggcggtggctggggaCGCGCACGCCTGCGAGGGGCGGTACGTGTACATCCACGACCTGCCGCCGCggttcaacgacgacatcctcCGCAACTGCCGCGAGTGGTACCAGTGGATCAACATGTGCGTGTACCTCAGCAACGGCGGCCTCGGCGAGCCGGTGGACAACGCGGACGGCGCGTTCGCCGACGAGGGGTGGTACGCCACGGACCACTTCGGCCTCGACGTCATCTTCCACAGCCGCATCAAGCAGTACGAGTGCCTCACCGACGactcctcccgcgccgccgccgtcttcgtgCCGTTCTACGCCGGCTTCGACGTCGTGCAGCACCTGTGGGGCAGCAACGCGTCGGTCAAGGACGCCGCGTCGCTGGAGCTCGTCGACTGGCTCACGCGTCGCCCCGAGTGGCGCTCCATGGGCGGCCGCGACCACTTCGTGATGTCCGGGAGGACGGCGTGGGACCACCAGCGGCAGACGGACAGCGACTCGGAGTGGGGCAACAAGTTCCTCCGGCTGCCGGCCGTGCAGAACATGACGGTGCTCTTCGTCGAGAAGACGCCATGGACGGAGCACGACTTCGCCGTGCCGTACCCGACCTACTTCCACCCGGCGAAGGACGCCGAGATCTTCCAGTGGCAGCAGCGGATGCGCGGCATGAAGCGCGAGTGGCTCTTCACCTTCGCCGGCGGCACGCGCCCCGGTGACCCCAACTCCATCCGGCACCACCTCATCCGGCAATGCGGCGCGTCCAGCCTCTGCAACCTGATCCAGTGCCGGAAGGGCGAGAAGAAGTGCCTCATCCCGAGCACGTTCATGCGCGTGTTCCAGGGCACGCGCTTCTGCCTGCAGCCGCCGGGCGACACGTACACGCGGCGGTCGGCGTTCGACGCCATGCTCGCCGGCTGCGTGCCGGTGTTCTTCCACCCGGCGTCCGCGTACACGCAGTACAAGTGGCACCTCCCCGACGTGCACGAAACCTACTCGGTGTTCATCGCCGAGGAGGACATCCGCAGCGGCAACGTGAGCGTAGAGGAGACGCTCCGGAGGATCCCGCCGGACGTCGCGGAGAAGATGACGGAGACGGTGATCAGCCTCGTGCCGAGGCTGCTCTACGCGGACCCTAGGTCGAAGCTGGAGACGGTCAAGGACGCCGTGGATTTGACGGTGGAGGCGGTCATCGAGAGGGTCAAGAAGCTGAGGAAGGAGAtgcacggcgccggcgcgtcgtCGCGACTCTCAACGGCATTAGGTGcaaacaccaatggaggtttcCAATCGAGTTAG